In a single window of the Streptomyces sp. HUAS ZL42 genome:
- a CDS encoding DUF4291 domain-containing protein, with protein sequence MEEPHRGIRALHTASTITVYQAYAPEIGVPAVRDGRFPSTWLRSRMTWIKPSFLWMMYRSNWGTGAGQETVLAIEITRVGFDWALRHACLSSYVRGLHPDRGTWQRELKRAPARVQWDPERDLNLRPLPHRSLQLGLTGEASSRYADDWTVSISDVTPLAREIRTLVNRGDLDSATRLLPQEQRYPAGDELLAHLRH encoded by the coding sequence GGGATCCGCGCGCTCCACACGGCATCCACGATCACCGTCTACCAGGCCTACGCCCCTGAAATTGGAGTGCCCGCTGTCCGCGACGGCCGCTTTCCCTCCACGTGGCTGCGGAGTCGCATGACGTGGATTAAACCCAGCTTCCTGTGGATGATGTACCGCTCCAACTGGGGGACCGGTGCCGGGCAGGAGACCGTTCTTGCCATCGAGATCACTCGCGTCGGCTTCGACTGGGCGCTGCGCCACGCCTGCCTGTCGAGCTACGTTCGCGGCCTGCATCCCGATCGCGGCACCTGGCAGCGTGAACTCAAGCGCGCACCGGCCCGTGTCCAGTGGGACCCCGAACGCGACCTGAACCTGCGTCCCCTGCCGCACCGCTCGCTGCAACTCGGACTCACGGGCGAGGCATCGTCGCGCTACGCGGACGATTGGACCGTGTCCATCAGCGACGTGACTCCACTGGCCCGAGAAATCCGCACACTCGTCAATCGCGGCGATCTGGACTCCGCGACACGACTGCTTCCCCAGGAACAGCGATACC